GGAAAGTTCAGCCGCCTCCGGATTTCCGCCCACAGCATAGATGTGACGTCCGAGAACGGTTTTTTTGGTAACAAAACTGTATATGGCAACCACCAGGAGCACGATAACCAGCGTCCAGGACATCCCGTTATAGCCCGCAAGGATCCACGTTACGATTGCAATTATTACGGACATGAATACCATCTGCCCGATAAAGAGATGACGGGATACGGTCTCGAAGCCATAGAAAATTTTGGCTTTGCGTGCTCGTATCTTTGTTACAACGTTGAATCCGATAAGGAGAAGGCCGATAATAAGTGTCAGCTTATGCACTTCCGGAAGAAAAACATCCGAGGCAAAGATATCCGGAATAAAACCGTTACCCATGGCATTAAAGGTTGCGTTGGGGATTATAATGGTGCCTGTCTTCAGGGTGGCAAGAAGCAGTGCGCCGCGATAGATAAGCCAGCCGGCCAGGGAGGCAACAAATGCCGGAATACCGAGCTGTGCCACCGGATAGGCGGTAATAAGCCCTGCGACAATACCGAGAACCAGGATCATGGGAATGACAATCCATATGGGCAGATGCCAGAAAACCATACCTATGGCGGCTATGGCCCCCAGAAACCCCGATAAAAACCCCACCGAGAGGTCTATATGCCGGATAACGATTACCAGGGTCACACCAATCGCCAGAACGGCAAGATAGCCCGTCTGATTGAGAAGATTCGATATATTCCTGGAGGATAAAAATATTCCGTCCGTGGCTACACCGAATATCAGAAAAATGATAAACAGGGCTATGTACATTCCGTAATCACGGATATTTCTTTTTAATTCAGTTTTCAGTTCATTGAGAATCATGAACTCCTCCTTCCTAGTTGGTTGCCAGATGCATTATTTTTTCCTGGGTCGCCTCTTCTACAGGAAGCTCCCCGGTTATCCGTCCTTCAGAGACGACATATATTCTATCGCTCATACCAAGAACCTCAGGCAGTTCGGA
The Marispirochaeta aestuarii DNA segment above includes these coding regions:
- a CDS encoding sugar ABC transporter permease, translating into MILNELKTELKRNIRDYGMYIALFIIFLIFGVATDGIFLSSRNISNLLNQTGYLAVLAIGVTLVIVIRHIDLSVGFLSGFLGAIAAIGMVFWHLPIWIVIPMILVLGIVAGLITAYPVAQLGIPAFVASLAGWLIYRGALLLATLKTGTIIIPNATFNAMGNGFIPDIFASDVFLPEVHKLTLIIGLLLIGFNVVTKIRARKAKIFYGFETVSRHLFIGQMVFMSVIIAIVTWILAGYNGMSWTLVIVLLVVAIYSFVTKKTVLGRHIYAVGGNPEAAELSGINVKKITFIVFGSMGMLSGLSGMLFAARLQSATTTAGTLFELDAIAAAYIGGVSAAGGVGSVVSSLIGAIVYTSLTSGMNLMGIDIAAQYIVRGAVLALAVIFDVTTRKIGSK